A segment of the Lycium ferocissimum isolate CSIRO_LF1 chromosome 5, AGI_CSIRO_Lferr_CH_V1, whole genome shotgun sequence genome:
TCTCCatctttttttcatatttttgtttgtttaaagTTGAATCTGTCACACCCAAAGAGCTTTTTAAAGGATTTAAAGCAACCCCAAATCCTCAAATTACGAAATATCAACCTATACTTAGTGATATTACTGGTAATTATTCACTGAGTTTTCTCAGAGTTGAAAAAGATCAACTCAGTCTTGCTATTATTCATGTTCAATCTTTTGAGTCAATATGGGTTGCTAACATGACCCGTTTTGCTAAATGGGCTGACCCGACTGAGCTGTTCTTTAATGGTAGTCTTGTTTTGTCTGATACACGTTCAGGGGTATTTTGGTCAACTCACACTAATGGAGACCGTGTTTGGCTTTCAAATACTTCAAATTTGCAAGTTCTTGATAGTGGAGTGACGTCATCACCTTCTGTTTTATGGCAAAGTTTTGATTTTCCATCAGATACCCTTGTGGAAAGTCAAAATTTCACAAGtgaaatgactttagtttcgtCCAATGGGCTTTATTCTATGAGTTTGGGCTCTGATTTCTTTGGGTTGTATGTCAAGGATGGGCCGGGTTTGGGTTTGGGTTTGATCCGGATCCGGGTCGGATATATTGGAAGCACAAGGCATTAGAAGCAAAAGCTCATGTTATTGAACGTCAAGGACCTATTTATGTTGTACTAAAGTCAGATGGGTTTTTAGGCATGTACCAAAATGAGTCAGTACCAGTTGATGTAGAATCTTTTAATAGTTTTCAACAACCCGTATTAGGCGTCCGTCGAATCCGAATTGAACCGGATGGAAATTTAAAAGGATATTTTTGGGTCGGGTCAAGTTGGGTATTGGACTACCAAGCGATAAAGGAGACATGTGAATTGCCTAGCTCTTGTGGGGCGTACGGGCTCTGTCATCCAGGCAAGGGTTGCTCTTGCCTGGACAATAGCACGGATTATAGCTCCAGAGGGTGTGGCCCGCCAGATAATCAGGGCCCCCGCGACTTTTGCGGGGCCTATGATCATCATAAAAAATACAAGGGGTTGTCAAGAAATGGTGTTGAGTTGCCTAATAAAGAGTTAGTGGACTATCAAAAGATGGTTACTTTTCAAGAATGTCAAAGTGCATGTGAAGGGAATTGCACATGTTGGGGTGTGGTGTACACTAACACATCTGGATTTTGCTACATACTAGACTACCCCATACAAAGTTTAGTAGGGGTAGGGGATGAATCCAAGATGGGATTTTTCAAAGTGAGGGAGGGTGTAGGGAAAGATAAGAGGGAGGTGGGGTTAGGGGTAGGGGTAGGGTTATTATGTGTGGCACTCTTGATATTAGGTGGGGTCATAGGGTTAGTGTATTATAgatatagaaaaagaaaaagaggagtTAATGGATATGCAGAAGAAGATGGAATGGTAGTTGGACCATATAAAGATTTGGGAAATGCAAGTTTTAGGTCAATTGAACTAAGTGAGAGATGATTAGAaaaggagggaaaaaaaaaaactaagtgaAAGATGAGGTAAGGGATGACATCTTTTGAGATAGAGACTTCATCATACAATATAAATTCTTACTATATGGTTGAAGTGGGGCCCTTTATAGGGGTTTTGGCAAGTGGGGCCTAGTGCGACACACGTTTGGAGGTGCTTTTTGAAATGGACATTATCCAATCAAAGGGGTGGAAGATTGATGGTCAAAGGACAAAAAGATAGTCTAGATTTGGTAAAAGATATTGTATTATATTCCTTGCAATTGGAAAATGGCTAGTTTTTAGATGGTTTTTAGTAGTTAAATGATAAGGGCAGACTTTGTAAATTGTACTTTCTTATCTACATGACCAAAGTCACTAAACTTTATTGGAGCTTTGTGAGTTTTGTAAGGAAATTAGAGACTGATTTTTTTAATACGAATTTTCTCCTCATAGAAAATTATATTCCATCGTTTCATAGTTCTTTCTTCTCTGTCACAtttgtcaatgtattttctTAAGGTGTCACAATTTGGAGTGAAAACCAAGAACTTATTGTAATTATCCGTTTTAGCATTCTtagctatttttttaaaacagaaAACACATGTTAACATATCGAGatataaaatttggaaaaagaaaatgtaaaagAGGAAAATACTACGTGTACTACATATACGCCTTGGTCAACCCATATTAGAATTGGGTTGGGCTTCATTGCCTCAATGCAATTAGAACTGGCCTGGGCTTCATCTCCTCGAGACAAGGAAAACAGTCACAAATAGACATTTTTATGTAAGAGTAGTCTCTACGAACGTGCCTCGTATTGTATTTCCTATcagttataaaaataaaaaaatatatgtgggGTAATATGACTTGTAGTTACATTGTATTTATATGATGAGATACAAAACTGTTATTAGACACCAATTTTATGAGGTACAAAATTGTTATTAGACGCCAATTTTTAATAGTGAGGTAAAAGATGTTATGAGAAAATTTAACATTCcaatttttttatatgaaaaaattacgctctatgtctacctaaagaaaatatttgcgTCACAtagcccatattttgagtttgttactcGGTTTACTCCATATTTCTGTATAAAATAtccttttatacaaggttgaaaaattatatataatgcTGTCCTCCAAGTATACAAtacataatattatatattggGCTATGTgactgtatatttttgaaaagtccCCTTTTTATACACACTCGACAACCTATCAAACTATCACAAACTGAAGTACCTATCAAACTATCACAAACTGAAGTACTAATAACATGTCACTTCTTGGCATATTTTGAAAGGAAAGATTATCTggattttcaagaaagcaaaagaagtaaagattctataatgaatatcaagatatacaaaatttgTGAATTTACTATCTTTAATGGGCAAACCTGAAGTACTAAACTTAGTGAATTCACTGTCTTTGCTATGCCAAGTttggcaaaaattaaaatcatagcATTGCATTAGAACACTACATATGACTCACCTCTAATTCCCTTCTATTATATTAGAATTTAGTTTTTATCAGCTGTCCTTTGTTaaaaaatttttgaccaaaataacctgtcaaaacacacaaaaattaaaatcaatcacATTGAATTAATTTGAACACTTGTATAAGGTGAAGAAATTAGATTTTTAATCTCACCTCTAATTTATATTAATgaaaataagtatatatatactttaattatattagttttttagtttttatcAGCTCCAAAAcatcttttctatatttttcgtttttttagaaaatatatatattttttttaaaaaaaataaatatatatttttttaaatattaatttttttttgctcaactATAAATAACCAAAATTTTTATCAATACAACACAAAACTTTAAGCAAAAGAATTATTCTGATGTTGTTGTAGCTTAATGGCCCTAAGTCCAAATCACAGTCCGAGaatgttttcatacacacaatttgtAGTAGTTGTACTTTAGTTTTTCATACCTTGTATAAGTACTTTTTAATTTCGtacatattaatttttttaaaaaataaaaataaattaaaaatatatatattttttaaaaataaaaaaatatttttttaaaaaaatgatttttaaaaaataaaaaataatttaaaaataatttttttttttttaaatataacatgtttatataggatttgtaatgttatgttttgtaaatataaaactatagATAGATATTTCTCTTTaagagtatatatatgatagatagatagaaaataatatagatagataaGTACGCCCAATGACCTTGAAAATGTGTAGTCTTAAACTTTGAGCCTCTTTTTGTTTCATGGACAAACCTTCAAGATTAAAGTCAAAACATGTTGAACTTGAGATTTTTCCATGTAACAAGTGAGATCAAAAGTTCGAAATTAGCTGCTTTCAAAGATATTCTTGTAACTCACCCATTTTTATGATTGTTATATGAAAATAAGTCATGCTTTCAAAAGTAAACAAATTTAGCCATTTTCTTATGGAAAAAATGTCTGAACAAAAATTACTGTAACTTTGAAAAAGTGGCGAAGACTGGCTTCTCCATCTATATTCCTATGTTTTCGAACTCTATGATATTATTATGGAATTTTAACTTCTGCAAGTGAAACTCTAGCACATGGTGTTGAAATTCCAGTAAAATCCTGAAGTTCAAACATGTCTTgctatgaagaaaaaaaaaaaaaaaggaatataaaAGTGAAGACTCCAAAATTGTGTCATGCAGTTCGAACATCTACAATTAAAAACATTTACAGTTAAAATTCGAGCAATGTCCTAAAGTttgaacttatatttatatCATGAGGAGGTACCATTAGTGAAATAACTCTTTACTCATGATACCTATTTCACTCCAGAAGCTTATATATTTAATAGTGAAGTACCATGAGTAATAATCCTTTTAACATTATATTACTCACGGTACCTATTTCATTGTTGCCTTCTTCATGTctaacaaaataattcattaacaTAATTACTAGGAAGACATTGCATCAATCCAATATTACAAACTCAAGAAAAGAACATGACTACAGCttaaaacttaaaattcttTGTGTGAACTTCAAGATACTATCTTTGAATTTTGAGTTGTAAAATTGAACTTCTACAAATAGAATTAACTCTATAATTAAAATCTCGATAATACGATGTTTGATTGGCTGCATGAAAAAAAATCAACCGATTACATAGCGTTTGGTTGCCAATATTAAATAATGCATGCATTAAATTATGCGATAATCTATATTGTTTTATGCaagataaaatataaaataaaattacatataTTAATAATGCAgctattaaattatttaaagatAAAAATTTGTATCAAACTAAGTAATTCATGTATAACAATCTTCTTATAATTGATCAGTTCAATAATAACCCTTTACCTCTCCAAAAGTAATGATAGAATAATACTCAAAACATCCTCAATCAGAGGTCTTGAATTCGAGTCCTGATTATACCTTTAATAGGAAGCGTTTTAACTTTGATATAGAATTTTACTATAAGAATCCAATttaattgggtgtcaacataaATACCGGACGcccaataaaaatgaaagaaacatTTTCATATCAATCCTCGTACAAAAAATAGCTCCATTATAGTCCTAACTCCTAACGTTGCTAGTTTATGAATCAAAATAAACCCAATACAAGCCCACAGTactaattatattatataataatagaaaataagaGTTCCTCAGTGCAATAACTTGAGCTCATTTAGTGACACGTGTACTCCAGCAGTCATCTTCCTATGCATTAATCCTAGTTACTTGTGACTACTTTTTGATCACTTTTGGAATGTACAGTGAAAAGAGCTCTCATTTTCAAGAACCACAAATTTCAATTATGAAAATCTACTAACACATCAACTTGGGTAAGttgttttttcttcaattcttatTCTAGTATTTGTTTTACattatgtatgttgtatttaagttgaagttaaatATGTTAATTCAAggtttaactctttttttttaaaattttttattttttattttttatttttatatggaCTTCCCATTGAATCTATGGTTTTCTTGATCATGCATGAAAATTGTTGTTTACTTTGTAATGTTATTAGCCTTTATAGTTCTATGGCATTTGAGGGAGGAAATGCATTGAATTGTGTGATTATCTCATCTAAAAAGTTTAATCAGGTAGAgataatacatttttatttatttaattatatcttCAACCATATGTTGCTCAGACACTCAAAAATGTTTTCGGATCCTCcgaaagtagtgcatttttggattATCCAATACGGGTGCTGACATTTTTGGAGAGTTCAAGTAACATAGCTTCAAACACATTCCACTCACACGTGGGTTTGATTCTTTATCATGAGCCAAACACGTGAAAATTCTGAGTGACTGTGGTGAGAACTAAAATTCAGGACCTCTGTCTGTTCCGATACTATGTTAAGAAATGAAATTTAGGCTTAACTCGATCCTAAAAGCTCGCTCTTGAAATGAGGATTTCCCACAAccataaaagatgacaattactCATTCCCTCACCAATGTGGGATAATCTAATAACTTGGGGCAGTGGAATAATATTTTAACAAAGAAACTAAATGAATGAAGATTCTTAAATAATGAGGTAACAGGGCTGAAATCCATTTATTCGCTACTGAGTTTCAGAATTTTGAAGATTATAGAAATGGTTTTACCAAGAGCCGATTTGGCATATGGATAATAaggaaatttctttaaaaacagTAGTACTGCCACTCACATTTTCTATGTCAATTTAATCTTAGATTGTATAGTAATTTATTACCACAATGCTACTTGAGTAAGTAACTGctgcaatttttatttttttttttaaattttttttcaggCAAGCATATAGTAGCAGGTTGTTTAATGTGAGAACAAATAATGCGGTATTCAAGTTATGTGAACAGATGATTGAATTAAGTGTTCGCTTTTTTTTCCCATCTTAAAAATGGCAGAAGATAAAGTTGCAAGCTTAAGTACGGAAGTGTCCGAGTCAGAGAAAAAGTTGGCTGTAAAAATGCAAGAGTTGAACAGAAAGTTGATCATTGACGAGATATTTGTTCGTATTCCTCGATCGCCCTCTAATTTTAAATTAGGCCCGTGTTTTAAGAACGTGTTCCCTCGGGAGCTTTCTCTTCATTACCCCTTAGCTGAAGGAGAAAAGCTACTTCTACACTCCGCGGAACCGGATAGGTCCAGAGGTAAGACTCTGAGATCATGGCCTAATGTAAGTCGAACGTGGATTGATTGGGTAGATCGAGTCGAAAAGGCGAAATGGGAAGTATGGAGATCTGCTGATATATACGATGCAATTCAGTTGTCGAAACACGATTTCCCCATGGACAAAAATCTTCTTAATGCTGCCTTGTGCTATTGGTCGATCTCCACAAACTCGTTCCACTTCAGGTTTGGTATGATGGGGCCCACGGTACTAGATATTGTTGCTTTGACAGGACTTAGGCCACATGGTGAGGAGGTTAGCGTCCCTCTCAGGATGGCTCGTGATTTTCCGGGGTATGGGAAAATTAAAGAATGCTTGACTTACTGCAAATTTCTCGACGTGTCGATGGGAGCAATGGCTGTGACAGAGGAAGAACATATATCGTTTCTCGTTATGTGGCTTTGCAAATATCTCTTTTGTAATTCTTCGGTAACCATGATCGAGCAATGTACAGAACTTGCTTTTGCTCTTGCTACGGGTAGAAAGCTCGCTTTGGCACCTTTTCTCTTGTCGAATTTATATCATGGCTGCACCGACATCATTACTGGCGAGTTTGACGATGCGCGGGGTCCGTTCTGGATCTTGCAGCTCTGGCTACAAGCTTACTTTCCGGAACATCAACCTTTAACCTCGGGTGACGGTAATCCTCCCACCTATGGGTACACCTTGGCTGATGGTGTTTTGATACCTAAAACGTTCAACCAATACTTTCTGTTCTTCAATAAATGCTCGTCTAGAACAGCAGCCCAATTCACGCCATTTTCTTCGAGGAAATCTGGACCTGAATGGTTTAAGAGGTCACTTGATCCTTACTTCCAAAAACTTAATAGGACCGAGTTAAAAGCCATTTGGGCTAGTTACCTTATTGCTCGAGACATTCCTTACAGTATCCGTCTGGACGAGTCTTTGAAGTGCAAATGCGCTGTAGAACATTATTCTCCGAATCAGTTCGCTCGACAGTTTGGCATGACACAGGCTATTCCCCTTTTCCAGTATGCAGCTAACATTGAAGAAATTGAATCAAGGTTTTCCGAATTAAAAAGGAAGTTCTCATTTGTTCCATTTAATGTTAATCCGAGCTCTACTGAGTGGTTTGATTCCTGGTGGTCAACTTATATCAACAATCGGGACAAAACTGTTACTGCTACTGATGTCCTCAGGAAGATCTCACTGTATGTTACGCCTCTCGGTCAATCTGAAAGGCAAGAAGTTTCTGCTCGCAGGTCCAATGGTATTAAAGGAAATTCTCAGTCTGCAGGACAATTTGGCTGGAATATGAAGAGGAAATATAAAGGTATGATAACCTTCTTGATTGAACAGATAATAAAATCCCTACTTGACTGGTATAATCATAGGTTAGAGGATTTAATAGAGGTATTTGGTCCTTGCTAAATGGGGAACGATATATTGGTCAAGGAGGCCAAAAAGACTCTATATTACTCGGAACCTTCAAAATTGTCATCAGGTGTGCGTCGGATCCCCAAAAGTAatgcattttttctttttggaggatccgacacaggTGCGGAGGCATTTTTGGATAGCTTTTAGTGTTCTCTCTGCTTCTTGTCTTTCCCTTTGTTTTTTTCCCCCTGCATCTTGATATCTATTATTGCCTCCTTATTCATGCCCTAATTTCTTTCAGGGTATAATATTCCACCACGATCTTGTATACAGCAAGATAAGTCCAGACAACAATGGAGCTCATATGAGGCGGCTGAAACGATATCTACAAGAAGAACAACATGCAAGGTAAAACTTCCTCTACACCTCGCAAACGGCAGAGGCGGCTCCGGGATTGAACTTTATGGGTTCAGGATGCCGCTGAACCCACAAACCATTTGAGTTACTGGGTTTGAAACTTcatatttgtacatattttttGGATTGGCCTGATTCCTTCACTTCACTGTTGCTTGACCATTTCAGAAGATGAAGACTTCCGCAATGAAAATGCTGCTACCAAGGACAACTTCTACCGTACCTTTTGCATTGGCCTTCCCTACAAGTTGTGCTCCCACTGATGAAGACAGCAGAAAGGACGATGAACAAGTTTCTGCTGATGAAGACGGGATCAAGGCCGACAAGCAAGTTTCTGCTGATGAAGACGGGAGCAAGGCCGACGAGCAAGTTTCTGCTGATGATACATTAATCTCCGCCTCTTCTTCTGCCTCATCCTCCACTTCCGAAAAAGTAAGTTCTCGTCTTGCTCGTGGCATTACTTTGATTATCGTGGCATTAATTTGATTACTCTATCTAAGTTTGCgacctttttcttttcaggaAGGCGAAAAATGTACAGTTTCCCCATCATTAGCTAAGACCGGAGGCAAGGCATCTGATGTTAGTGAAACACCTGACTGTCCTGTGAAATTTGATAATCTAGAAGACTTCTTTGCTCGAGTTAGTGGAAAAATTAAACGAGCACAATCCGTCAGCTTTCCTACTGATCAATCTTCTCCTATATATGACAGTACATCTGCCACGCAAAAGTCTACACCATCCTCAGAAACACTTGCCAAAGCGAAAGGTGATATTGAGAGATTACTAATCATGCCTTCTCAAGACTTGCTTCTACCCGAAAACTGTTCAAAGTTGAATGAAGCACTATCAATATATGCTGCATCACCGGATTTATCTGTTGAGAAAACGCTTGCATTTGAGAAACTCAAAGTGAACCTTCCACACCTTTCCTCAACATACCATAGTGCTAAGAAGGACAAAGAGGATTATTACAAAAAGGCTGCCAAGAAAGTGCTCCTTGTCGACGAGCTCATGGAAGGTCAGGAACGATATGCCAACCTCAAAGACTACAGTGACAAACTTGAAAGAAGAACATATTCCATCAGAAAACAAATCAGCAAGTTGAAGGCAAGCTTGAAGGACGCAAAGACAAAACGAAAAGCAATCCAGGAGCAAAAATTGAATTTGGCTaagaagtgttttgaaaagtcTAATGCTCTTGATGAAATGGACGCTGAGTTTCCTGTCATAGACGAGATGAAGGAGCTAGCAGATTTGAACATTGTACGAGTGGAAGAAAGCTTGACAGACTTGAAGAGTAAGATAATTGAATCGCGTGTGTAAATCGGCTTTCGTGTGAATTTTGTTGGCTAGTAATCCAGATCATGTAAATATCTTTTTTGGTATGTGTGATCTCTCTCTTTTGAATTGTATCCATAAGTATAGCCTTGTTGGTTCAAACCTGAAAAGTGAATGTAGACATTTCCCAAAACGTGGTTTCTGATCTCTGGTGGCATAAGTTGATGGACATGGATGCTTCAAAATAACACTAATTTTGACATGATAACAAGGTAAAATGTAGAGTTTTTGTTGAACTCGTTGCTTTCAGCATGAACTATGTATGTCtattaaaaaaatgtatatacatatttgcTCATACTTGTTCTAAATTAAGCCACTTTAAAGCCTGAATACGCCTCTTATTATGAAATGTATGTAGATGGTGAAATAGTTTTAGACATATGTAGGCACGaggtatttttcattttatatgaaaTACAAATTAATTTCATTCATCTACTAAAGGGTTAAAGATACAATTTCTCAACTTTCTATTAGGGATGGTAATTGTAATTAATCTACTAAAGAGGTAAAGATCTCAATTTTCATGGTAATTAGGCAGGTTGGATTGAATTTGAATGGGTTGAAACAAATTGAACAAAAACATGTTACAATTCAACCTGCTCATATTT
Coding sequences within it:
- the LOC132057421 gene encoding LOW QUALITY PROTEIN: PAN domain-containing protein At5g03700 (The sequence of the model RefSeq protein was modified relative to this genomic sequence to represent the inferred CDS: deleted 2 bases in 1 codon), giving the protein MELVNCVTRLKLTQFFIISIFFSYFCLFKVESVTPKELFKGFKATPNPQITKYQPILSDITGNYSLSFLRVEKDQLSLAIIHVQSFESIWVANMTRFAKWADPTELFFNGSLVLSDTRSGVFWSTHTNGDRVWLSNTSNLQVLDSGVTSSPSVLWQSFDFPSDTLVESQNFTSEMTLVSSNGLYSMSLGSDFFGLYVKDGPGLGLGDPDPGRIYWKHKALEAKAHVIERQGPIYVVLKSDGFLGMYQNESVPVDVESFNSFQQPVLGVRRIRIEPDGNLKGYFWVGSSWVLDYQAIKETCELPSSCGAYGLCHPGKGCSCLDNSTDYSSRGCGPPDNQGPRDFCGAYDHHKKYKGLSRNGVELPNKELVDYQKMVTFQECQSACEGNCTCWGVVYTNTSGFCYILDYPIQSLVGVGDESKMGFFKVREGVGKDKREVGLGVGVGLLCVALLILGGVIGLVYYRYRKRKRGVNGYAEEDGMVVGPYKDLGNASFRSIELSER
- the LOC132058030 gene encoding uncharacterized protein LOC132058030, giving the protein MAEDKVASLSTEVSESEKKLAVKMQELNRKLIIDEIFVRIPRSPSNFKLGPCFKNVFPRELSLHYPLAEGEKLLLHSAEPDRSRGKTLRSWPNVSRTWIDWVDRVEKAKWEVWRSADIYDAIQLSKHDFPMDKNLLNAALCYWSISTNSFHFRFGMMGPTVLDIVALTGLRPHGEEVSVPLRMARDFPGYGKIKECLTYCKFLDVSMGAMAVTEEEHISFLVMWLCKYLFCNSSVTMIEQCTELAFALATGRKLALAPFLLSNLYHGCTDIITGEFDDARGPFWILQLWLQAYFPEHQPLTSGDGNPPTYGYTLADGVLIPKTFNQYFLFFNKCSSRTAAQFTPFSSRKSGPEWFKRSLDPYFQKLNRTELKAIWASYLIARDIPYSIRLDESLKCKCAVEHYSPNQFARQFGMTQAIPLFQYAANIEEIESRFSELKRKFSFVPFNVNPSSTEWFDSWWSTYINNRDKTVTATDVLRKISLYVTPLGQSERQEVSARRSNGIKGNSQSAGQFGWNMKRKYKGYNIPPRSCIQQDKSRQQWSSYEAAETISTRRTTCKKMKTSAMKMLLPRTTSTVPFALAFPTSCAPTDEDSRKDDEQVSADEDGIKADKQVSADEDGSKADEQVSADDTLISASSSASSSTSEKEGEKCTVSPSLAKTGGKASDVSETPDCPVKFDNLEDFFARVSGKIKRAQSVSFPTDQSSPIYDSTSATQKSTPSSETLAKAKGDIERLLIMPSQDLLLPENCSKLNEALSIYAASPDLSVEKTLAFEKLKVNLPHLSSTYHSAKKDKEDYYKKAAKKVLLVDELMEGQERYANLKDYSDKLERRTYSIRKQISKLKASLKDAKTKRKAIQEQKLNLAKKCFEKSNALDEMDAEFPVIDEMKELADLNIVRVEESLTDLKSKIIESRV